Proteins encoded by one window of Clostridium cagae:
- a CDS encoding Gfo/Idh/MocA family protein, whose translation MKKLKFAIIGCGRISYKHVEALSKNFEEAELVATCDVMLEKAEAKKAEYIEKCGVAQDAVHAYSDYKEMVEKEDIDVVTIATESGYHAEIAIYCMKKGINTLIEKPMAMSIEDANEMIKVAEENNVKLAVCHQNRFNKPIKKLREAIEQNKFGRLVNGTARILWNRNMGYYEQAPWRGTWELDGGTLMNQCIHNIDLLQWMMGGEIERVYAECDTYLRDIEGEDFGAIIIRFKNGAIGIVEGSACVYPKNLEETLSIFGENGAVCIGGLANNELETWRFDGENEDAVKEEVNVKIDNVYGEGHTPLFKDVIDAINNNRRPLIAGEEGRNAMSIILAAYKSRKTGMPVQFPLENFSTLDMRDEFKGRK comes from the coding sequence ATGAAAAAATTAAAATTTGCGATTATTGGTTGTGGAAGAATTTCTTATAAACATGTTGAGGCTCTATCAAAGAATTTTGAAGAAGCAGAATTAGTTGCAACATGCGACGTTATGTTAGAAAAAGCAGAAGCAAAAAAAGCTGAATACATAGAAAAATGTGGAGTAGCACAAGATGCTGTTCATGCATATTCAGATTACAAAGAAATGGTTGAAAAAGAAGATATAGATGTTGTTACAATAGCTACTGAAAGTGGATATCATGCAGAAATAGCTATTTACTGTATGAAAAAAGGAATAAATACATTAATAGAAAAGCCAATGGCTATGTCAATTGAAGATGCTAATGAAATGATTAAAGTAGCAGAAGAAAACAATGTTAAGCTTGCAGTTTGTCATCAAAATAGATTTAATAAGCCAATTAAAAAGTTAAGAGAAGCTATTGAACAAAATAAATTCGGTAGATTAGTTAATGGTACAGCAAGAATCCTTTGGAATAGAAATATGGGATACTATGAACAAGCACCTTGGAGAGGAACTTGGGAATTAGATGGTGGAACATTAATGAATCAATGTATACATAATATAGATTTACTTCAATGGATGATGGGCGGAGAAATTGAAAGAGTATACGCTGAATGTGATACTTATTTAAGAGACATTGAAGGGGAAGACTTTGGAGCAATAATTATAAGATTTAAAAATGGAGCTATTGGTATTGTTGAAGGTTCAGCTTGTGTTTATCCAAAAAACTTGGAAGAAACATTAAGTATATTTGGAGAAAATGGAGCAGTTTGTATTGGAGGCCTTGCAAACAATGAACTTGAAACTTGGAGATTTGATGGCGAAAATGAAGACGCTGTTAAAGAAGAAGTTAATGTTAAAATAGACAATGTATACGGCGAAGGACACACGCCATTATTTAAAGACGTAATAGATGCTATAAATAATAATAGAAGGCCTTTAATAGCCGGTGAAGAGGGAAGAAATGCTATGTCTATAATTCTTGCAGCATATAAATCAAGAAAGACTGGTATGCCAGTGCAATTTCCATTAGAAAACTTTAGTACTTTAGATATGAGAGATGAGTTTAAAGGAAGAAAGTAA
- a CDS encoding sugar transferase gives MNNFNKIVKRIFDFVCSTLGIIILSPIFILISIMIKTGSDGPVFFKQIRVGEDGKDFEILKFRTMVVDAEKLGKQITVGNDNRITKIGSFLRKYKLDELPQLINVFKGDMSLVGPRPEVPRYVKIYNDEQRKVLEVKPGITDLASIRYKDENALLGKAENPEEFYINTIMPDKLALNLEYINKSNVFFDIYIIVKTILKCI, from the coding sequence ATGAACAATTTTAATAAAATAGTTAAGAGAATATTTGATTTTGTATGCTCTACTTTAGGAATAATAATTTTAAGTCCAATATTTATTTTAATATCTATTATGATAAAAACAGGATCTGATGGTCCAGTATTTTTTAAACAGATAAGAGTCGGAGAAGATGGTAAGGACTTTGAAATATTAAAATTTAGAACTATGGTAGTTGATGCTGAAAAGTTGGGAAAACAAATAACTGTAGGAAATGATAATAGAATTACAAAAATAGGTTCATTTTTAAGAAAATATAAATTAGATGAATTACCACAATTAATAAATGTATTTAAAGGTGATATGAGCTTAGTTGGACCAAGACCTGAAGTGCCAAGGTATGTTAAGATATATAATGATGAGCAAAGAAAGGTACTTGAAGTAAAACCAGGAATAACTGATTTAGCGTCTATAAGATATAAAGATGAAAATGCACTGCTTGGAAAAGCTGAAAATCCAGAGGAATTTTACATAAATACAATTATGCCTGATAAATTAGCATTAAATTTAGAATACATAAACAAAAGTAATGTATTTTTTGATATTTATATAATAGTAAAAACTATATTAAAATGTATATAA
- a CDS encoding glycosyltransferase family 4 protein, translating to MNILLINHYAGSDYHGMEFRPYYMAREWKSMGHNVTILGADFSHLRKNNPKITEDFEEEIIDGITYVWVKTPEYSGNGIGRIKNISTFMYKLRMNYKKIADKYKPDAVIASSTYPLDIYPAHRIAKRCDAKLCFEIHDLWPLSPMEIGGFSERNPAIVVLQRAEDFAYKNSDVIVSILPNADKHIRERGFSTDKYVYVPNGIILGEKKNPPTEKTIERLKELKDQGYFLVGYTGNHSPANVLDTMIDAAKKTKDEKVKYVLVGKGNVKDELINYAKTNDVQNVEFLDPVLKDNMDNALQLLDICYISLKKQNLFNYGVSPNKLFDYMMAARPVIYAIEASNDPVKDSNCGITVPAENPDAVVEAVLKIKELSDEAKNKMGQNGNDYVLKNHTYHGLAVKFLNALKK from the coding sequence ATGAATATCTTACTTATAAATCACTATGCAGGATCTGATTATCATGGAATGGAATTTAGACCATATTATATGGCTAGAGAATGGAAAAGTATGGGGCATAATGTTACTATATTAGGTGCTGATTTTTCTCATTTAAGAAAAAATAATCCTAAGATTACAGAGGATTTTGAAGAAGAAATAATAGATGGAATTACATATGTATGGGTGAAAACACCAGAGTACAGTGGAAATGGAATTGGAAGAATAAAAAATATATCAACTTTCATGTATAAATTAAGAATGAATTATAAAAAAATTGCAGATAAATATAAACCTGACGCAGTTATAGCATCATCTACATATCCTTTGGATATATATCCAGCTCATAGAATAGCTAAGAGATGTGATGCAAAACTTTGCTTTGAAATACATGATTTATGGCCACTTAGCCCTATGGAAATTGGAGGATTTTCTGAGAGAAATCCAGCAATAGTAGTACTTCAAAGAGCGGAAGATTTTGCTTATAAAAATTCAGACGTTATTGTATCGATTTTACCTAATGCAGATAAGCATATAAGAGAAAGAGGATTTTCAACTGATAAGTATGTGTATGTTCCAAATGGAATAATACTTGGTGAAAAGAAAAATCCACCAACAGAAAAGACCATTGAAAGACTTAAGGAATTAAAGGATCAAGGTTATTTCTTAGTTGGATATACAGGAAATCATTCACCAGCTAATGTATTAGATACAATGATAGATGCAGCAAAGAAAACTAAAGATGAAAAAGTTAAGTATGTTTTAGTTGGAAAAGGAAATGTGAAAGACGAATTAATTAATTATGCAAAAACTAATGATGTACAAAATGTGGAGTTTTTAGATCCAGTATTAAAAGATAATATGGATAATGCACTACAATTATTAGATATTTGTTATATAAGTTTAAAGAAACAAAATTTATTTAATTATGGCGTTAGTCCAAATAAATTATTTGACTATATGATGGCAGCAAGACCTGTAATTTATGCAATAGAGGCATCAAATGATCCAGTTAAGGATTCGAACTGTGGAATAACAGTACCAGCAGAAAATCCTGATGCAGTAGTTGAAGCTGTATTAAAAATTAAAGAGTTAAGTGATGAGGCAAAGAATAAAATGGGTCAAAACGGAAATGACTATGTATTAAAAAATCATACTTATCATGGTTTAGCAGTGAAATTTTTAAATGCTTTAAAGAAATAA
- a CDS encoding cell wall-binding protein → MKKLLGFIILLVVIFSCICYQKGIKKGNEEVEVLNADVSVNNIKNIIDIKDETSDEYEEVPLGYINGEIYLMKYDSTNKKLYNNNIFILNKDGSTKECGIKLPDNYLNCELYVYGDKIFGRDGYFNWQSGKEYKLFPDEEEGLFNIGCYSVSGNSDYYLFAKNNPQNKKYILYNINSNDNYEFQCNNSEDVINGVFYDNISKKFYAMCPNNVIKEIYIDGSNFTLEKYDDIKVLNKNIIEKNKEFNNKYIYCSEGQAYIGLDYNDKVQDSININQYDIADKFTEQLDNITLYGYDSFYKEYILIKKDDDKSAKRIYLAKLEKNGLDMLIEVPKIYGDESKISIHMLNSENVLVKEENYDKENKKIKNRYIVYDLVEYFQENTNKLKIDNDKLTLKNTYKNINEYNNYASNDKNKFNENEENKNVKEVEPNNSTLKDDTLKYNNKSNFSDTEENDYREHDSAWRKGNGEWYYYKDNEEKAIGWLKTEKGWYYFYKDGTMQKDAIVIGQNDKEYVLGHDGLVINPNSELEFDFDRNKEKIDNSNNNNSNNNNSSNNNSSDKNSKNKIKDNNNTNKDFNILDETKDKGLNDDNNKE, encoded by the coding sequence ATGAAAAAATTACTTGGTTTTATAATTTTACTAGTGGTTATATTTTCATGCATTTGTTATCAAAAAGGTATAAAAAAAGGTAATGAAGAGGTTGAAGTATTAAATGCAGATGTTAGCGTTAATAATATAAAGAACATTATTGATATAAAAGATGAAACTAGTGATGAATATGAAGAAGTTCCATTAGGCTACATTAATGGAGAGATATATTTAATGAAATATGATTCAACTAATAAAAAATTATATAATAATAATATCTTTATTTTGAATAAAGATGGTAGTACTAAAGAGTGTGGGATAAAATTACCAGATAATTATTTGAATTGTGAATTATATGTTTATGGGGATAAAATTTTTGGAAGGGATGGATATTTTAACTGGCAATCAGGAAAAGAATACAAACTCTTTCCTGATGAAGAAGAAGGATTATTTAATATAGGTTGTTACTCTGTTTCAGGAAATAGTGATTATTACTTATTTGCAAAAAATAACCCACAGAATAAAAAATACATATTATATAATATTAATAGTAATGATAATTATGAATTTCAATGTAATAATAGTGAAGATGTTATAAATGGTGTATTTTACGATAACATATCAAAAAAATTTTATGCTATGTGTCCCAATAATGTAATAAAAGAAATATATATTGATGGAAGTAACTTTACACTAGAAAAATATGATGATATAAAAGTCTTAAATAAAAATATTATAGAGAAAAATAAAGAATTTAACAATAAGTATATATATTGTTCGGAAGGTCAGGCATATATAGGTTTAGATTATAATGATAAAGTTCAGGATAGTATTAATATTAATCAATATGATATAGCTGATAAATTCACAGAACAATTAGATAATATAACTCTATACGGATATGATAGTTTTTATAAGGAATATATATTAATTAAAAAAGATGATGATAAAAGTGCAAAAAGGATATATTTGGCCAAACTTGAAAAAAATGGACTTGATATGCTTATTGAAGTTCCCAAAATATATGGTGATGAAAGTAAAATAAGTATTCATATGCTTAATTCAGAAAATGTATTAGTTAAAGAAGAAAATTATGATAAAGAAAATAAAAAGATTAAAAATAGATATATAGTTTATGATTTAGTTGAGTATTTTCAAGAAAATACAAATAAATTGAAGATTGATAATGATAAACTAACATTAAAAAATACTTATAAAAATATTAATGAATATAATAATTATGCTTCTAATGATAAAAATAAATTTAATGAAAATGAAGAAAATAAAAATGTCAAAGAAGTTGAGCCAAATAATTCAACGTTAAAAGATGATACATTAAAATATAATAATAAATCGAATTTTAGTGATACAGAGGAAAATGATTATAGAGAACATGATTCAGCATGGAGGAAGGGTAATGGTGAATGGTATTATTATAAAGATAATGAGGAAAAGGCTATAGGATGGTTGAAAACTGAAAAAGGTTGGTACTACTTTTATAAAGATGGAACTATGCAAAAAGATGCAATAGTTATTGGCCAAAATGATAAAGAGTATGTATTAGGACATGATGGATTGGTAATTAATCCAAATTCAGAATTAGAGTTTGATTTTGATAGAAATAAAGAAAAAATAGATAATAGTAATAACAATAATAGTAATAACAATAACAGTAGTAACAATAATAGTAGTGATAAAAATAGTAAGAACAAAATAAAAGATAACAATAATACCAACAAAGATTTTAATATTTTAGATGAAACTAAAGATAAAGGGTTAAATGATGATAATAATAAAGAATGA
- a CDS encoding sensor histidine kinase translates to MMKTLKGKIMIGIIFALIIFNFGLSIFIYKTFYTNIKNNIKDDMESIRKFSTSTLKYSAMVIEDDLKVKNKTVYEVNNNYDCYVGLYDSDNKVIDYKGNTLFENSINNILKSSKGKSSIIIFNIKNGLICTYVYPIYLNGKYDSSLIIQKSYNDYYNSIKTTMTNIIAAQIVLLIVIITALNYFINKIISPLKKLSIQIKKYGEGKDVDKILVKSEDEIGQVTNSFNEMIEEKKKLENISKDFFNNSTHELKTPVTSIYGYLQILKEEELDDMDEEFKKRAINRMMMECEKLKELIQKLLEISRCGVRKKEIKKEISLNILLTELCDRLIDRSKRLNKKFIINMEEITVVAVKEDIEHIILNLIDNSLKYSKGKEIFISLNKIDKNNFVFKITNKISSIPKNISENLLEPFIKYNEFAGNLEESISSSGLGLYLCDELAQKNMLTLKYDIKNDEISFYLLG, encoded by the coding sequence ATGATGAAAACACTAAAGGGAAAAATAATGATAGGAATTATTTTCGCCCTCATTATATTCAATTTTGGGTTAAGCATTTTTATATATAAGACTTTTTACACAAATATAAAGAATAATATTAAAGATGATATGGAGAGTATTAGAAAGTTTAGTACAAGCACCTTAAAATATAGTGCTATGGTTATTGAAGATGATCTTAAAGTAAAAAATAAAACTGTTTATGAAGTTAACAATAATTATGATTGTTATGTGGGATTATATGATTCTGATAATAAAGTAATAGACTATAAAGGAAATACATTATTTGAAAATAGTATTAATAATATATTGAAAAGTTCAAAAGGAAAAAGTTCAATAATAATATTTAATATTAAAAATGGACTGATTTGTACATATGTATATCCTATTTATCTTAATGGAAAATACGATTCAAGCCTAATTATACAAAAAAGTTATAATGATTACTATAATAGCATTAAAACTACAATGACTAATATAATAGCAGCACAAATTGTTCTTTTAATAGTAATAATAACTGCACTAAATTATTTCATAAATAAAATAATAAGTCCTTTAAAAAAGCTCAGCATACAGATAAAAAAATATGGAGAAGGTAAAGATGTCGATAAGATTTTAGTGAAATCTGAAGATGAAATTGGACAAGTTACTAATTCTTTTAATGAAATGATTGAGGAAAAGAAAAAATTAGAAAATATATCAAAAGATTTTTTCAATAATTCAACTCATGAACTTAAGACTCCAGTTACTTCAATATATGGATATCTTCAAATATTAAAAGAAGAAGAGTTGGATGATATGGATGAGGAATTTAAAAAAAGGGCTATTAATAGAATGATGATGGAATGTGAAAAGTTAAAAGAACTTATACAGAAGCTTCTTGAAATATCAAGGTGTGGTGTTAGAAAAAAAGAGATAAAGAAAGAAATAAGTCTTAATATATTATTAACTGAACTATGCGATAGATTAATTGACAGAAGTAAAAGATTAAATAAGAAATTTATTATTAATATGGAGGAAATTACTGTAGTAGCAGTAAAAGAAGATATTGAACATATAATTTTAAATTTGATTGATAATTCTCTAAAATACTCTAAAGGTAAAGAGATATTTATTTCTCTTAATAAAATTGATAAAAATAATTTTGTATTTAAGATAACGAATAAGATTTCTTCAATACCAAAAAATATTTCTGAAAATTTATTAGAGCCTTTTATTAAATATAATGAATTTGCTGGCAATCTAGAAGAGAGTATTTCAAGTTCTGGATTAGGATTATATTTATGTGATGAACTAGCTCAAAAAAATATGCTTACCTTAAAATATGATATAAAAAATGATGAAATTTCTTTCTATTTATTAGGTTAA
- a CDS encoding response regulator transcription factor yields MLKKRILVVEDEFSINDTLKFALSKENFEVKGAYNGESALKLLEEFQPHLVLLDIMLPDISGFELCKSISQKFYVIMLTARDDVIDKILGMEIGADDYITKPFEIREVIARINAIFRTAGKNIWNNENNNMIMNVLECNTNDDNKGNTVEDEISINFNTRTVIKDGEEIILKRKEFELLSYLYKNKGIVFTRQQLLNEVWGYDYYGDTRTVDVHIRRLRANLGEDKENSVIETVFGVGYVIR; encoded by the coding sequence ATGTTAAAAAAAAGAATACTAGTAGTAGAAGATGAATTTTCAATTAATGATACATTAAAATTTGCACTTTCAAAGGAAAATTTTGAAGTAAAAGGAGCATATAATGGTGAAAGTGCTTTAAAACTTCTTGAAGAATTTCAGCCACATTTAGTTTTACTAGATATAATGCTTCCTGATATAAGCGGGTTTGAATTATGTAAGTCTATAAGTCAGAAATTCTATGTAATTATGCTTACAGCAAGGGATGATGTGATTGATAAAATATTAGGGATGGAAATAGGCGCAGATGATTATATAACAAAGCCATTTGAAATTAGGGAAGTTATAGCAAGAATCAATGCTATTTTTAGAACTGCAGGTAAAAATATTTGGAATAATGAAAATAACAACATGATAATGAATGTTTTAGAATGCAATACAAATGATGATAATAAGGGGAATACTGTAGAAGATGAAATTTCTATTAATTTCAATACAAGAACAGTAATAAAAGATGGAGAAGAAATCATATTAAAGAGAAAAGAATTTGAATTATTAAGTTACCTATATAAGAATAAGGGAATTGTTTTTACAAGACAACAACTTTTAAATGAGGTTTGGGGATATGATTATTATGGTGATACTAGAACTGTTGATGTTCATATTAGAAGATTAAGGGCAAATCTTGGAGAAGATAAAGAAAATTCAGTAATAGAAACAGTTTTTGGTGTGGGATATGTAATAAGATAA
- a CDS encoding glycosyltransferase, with protein sequence MKNCLVLLTKVFPFDKGEEFIEDEIPMLSKAFDKIILIATSTADDAIQTREVPENFEVHRIKASGIKCKLPMNAMKFFPFSKYKGYVLKEESNEVKGSLKRRGYLTYFLAKAESVYKECENILMSSDIKSYDKKTFYSYWLYDIAYAVIKLKEKFGDKTSKAVSRTHRYDLYADKNSLNYLPLRYYLLENLDNVYPCSDDGSNYLKGLYPYYKEKIKTAYLGTRNYGISNSSNDGVYKIVSCCHVSPVKRIDLLAKSLATLKDSGLKLKWIHFGAGDGLEEVKEYSKENLSFMDVEFKGSVKNEELMNYYSNNPVDLFVNTSSSEGLPVSIMEACSFGIPTIATDVGGTSEIVNNKTGILIECDFNINDLGEKIRYMATLSEDDKQKFRDNCREIWLENFCGENNFQGFSREIQPY encoded by the coding sequence ATGAAAAATTGTTTAGTTCTTTTAACTAAAGTCTTTCCTTTTGATAAAGGAGAGGAATTTATTGAAGATGAAATACCAATGCTTTCAAAAGCTTTTGATAAAATAATTCTTATAGCTACTAGTACTGCAGATGATGCAATACAAACTAGGGAGGTTCCTGAAAATTTTGAAGTACATAGAATTAAAGCATCAGGAATAAAGTGTAAGTTACCCATGAATGCAATGAAATTTTTCCCGTTTTCAAAGTATAAAGGATATGTTTTAAAAGAGGAAAGCAACGAAGTTAAGGGATCATTAAAAAGAAGAGGTTACTTAACATACTTTTTAGCTAAGGCAGAGAGTGTATACAAAGAATGTGAGAATATTCTTATGAGTTCTGATATAAAGAGCTATGATAAAAAGACATTTTATAGTTACTGGTTATATGATATAGCATATGCAGTTATAAAATTAAAAGAAAAGTTTGGAGATAAGACTAGTAAAGCTGTTAGTCGTACACATAGATATGACCTTTATGCTGACAAAAATTCATTAAATTATTTACCCCTTAGATATTATCTACTTGAAAATTTAGATAATGTATATCCATGTTCTGATGATGGTAGTAATTATTTAAAGGGTTTATATCCATATTATAAGGAGAAAATAAAAACAGCTTATCTTGGGACTAGAAACTATGGTATATCTAATTCATCTAATGATGGTGTGTATAAAATAGTTAGCTGTTGTCATGTGTCTCCAGTTAAAAGAATTGATTTATTAGCAAAATCATTAGCAACATTAAAAGATTCTGGATTAAAATTAAAATGGATTCATTTTGGAGCTGGGGATGGACTAGAGGAAGTAAAAGAATACTCAAAAGAAAACTTAAGTTTTATGGATGTAGAATTTAAAGGTTCAGTAAAAAATGAGGAATTAATGAATTATTATTCTAATAATCCAGTTGATTTATTTGTAAATACAAGTAGTTCTGAAGGATTACCTGTAAGCATTATGGAAGCATGTTCATTTGGAATTCCAACAATAGCCACAGATGTTGGTGGAACGAGTGAAATAGTTAATAATAAAACTGGTATTTTAATAGAATGTGATTTTAATATAAATGATCTTGGTGAAAAAATAAGATATATGGCTACATTATCAGAGGATGATAAACAAAAATTTCGTGATAATTGTCGTGAAATATGGTTAGAAAATTTCTGTGGTGAGAATAATTTCCAAGGCTTTTCGAGAGAAATACAACCATATTAA
- the wecB gene encoding non-hydrolyzing UDP-N-acetylglucosamine 2-epimerase, which yields MKVLTVIGARPQFIKAATVSNKIRKNGNSEILVHTGQHYDNNMSDIFFEELGIPKPDYNLNIGSSNHGNQTGSMLCALEDIYLKEKPDMVLVYGDTNSTLAGSLCASKLLIPVAHVEAGLRSFNKAMPEEQNRILTDHISDLLFAPTLTAVKNLATENITKGVYNAGDVMYDAINLFKEKAKEISNITETLDLTPNSYILSTIHRAENTNSLERLTSIIKALSECGKKIILPLHPRTKKFISEYNLHVGDNIKIIDPVGYLEMISLQENSAKIVTDSGGVQKEAYFLKKPCITMRDETEWIETVENGWNVIVGSDSNKILNAIENFNPTGTPASAFGDGDTSSKITDIIQNYKK from the coding sequence ATGAAAGTACTAACTGTAATCGGAGCTAGACCACAGTTTATAAAAGCCGCAACAGTCTCAAATAAAATTAGAAAAAATGGAAATAGTGAAATATTAGTACATACTGGACAACATTATGATAATAATATGTCTGATATATTTTTTGAAGAATTAGGTATTCCAAAACCTGATTATAATTTAAATATTGGTTCTTCAAATCACGGAAATCAAACTGGAAGCATGTTATGTGCACTTGAAGATATATACCTAAAAGAAAAACCTGATATGGTTTTAGTATATGGAGATACTAACTCAACTCTTGCTGGTTCATTATGTGCTAGTAAGCTATTAATTCCAGTAGCACATGTTGAAGCTGGACTTAGAAGCTTTAATAAAGCAATGCCAGAAGAACAAAATAGAATCTTAACAGATCATATCTCTGATTTATTATTTGCACCTACATTAACTGCAGTTAAAAATTTAGCTACAGAAAATATTACAAAAGGTGTTTATAATGCTGGTGATGTAATGTATGATGCTATAAACTTATTTAAAGAAAAAGCTAAAGAAATATCTAATATTACTGAAACTTTAGATTTAACACCAAATAGCTACATACTTTCAACAATACATCGTGCTGAAAATACAAATAGTTTAGAAAGACTTACTTCAATAATAAAAGCATTAAGTGAATGTGGTAAAAAAATAATATTACCTCTTCATCCAAGAACAAAGAAATTCATTAGTGAATATAATCTACATGTAGGAGACAACATTAAAATAATTGATCCAGTAGGATATTTAGAAATGATTTCTCTTCAAGAAAATTCTGCTAAGATTGTAACAGATAGTGGTGGTGTTCAAAAAGAAGCTTATTTCTTAAAGAAACCATGTATTACAATGAGAGATGAAACTGAATGGATTGAAACTGTGGAAAATGGTTGGAATGTTATTGTTGGAAGTGATTCTAACAAAATCTTAAATG